A portion of the Pseudomonas synxantha BG33R genome contains these proteins:
- a CDS encoding DUF2282 domain-containing protein: protein MTTKLSAATLVLALGSALSLSALSTTAQAADDMQKCFGVAEAGKNDCAAGAGTSCAGTSKTQDQANAWKLVPAGTCTKTPSTTSPTGFGQETEFTAKS, encoded by the coding sequence ATGACCACCAAACTGTCCGCCGCCACCCTCGTCCTCGCCCTGGGTTCGGCCCTGAGCCTGTCCGCCCTGAGCACCACTGCCCAAGCAGCCGATGACATGCAGAAATGCTTCGGCGTGGCTGAAGCCGGCAAGAACGATTGCGCCGCAGGCGCTGGCACCTCTTGCGCCGGCACCTCCAAAACCCAGGACCAGGCCAATGCCTGGAAGCTGGTCCCCGCCGGTACCTGCACCAAGACCCCAAGCACCACCTCGCCGACCGGCTTCGGCCAGGAAACCGAATTCACTGCCAAATCCTGA
- a CDS encoding ABC transporter ATP-binding protein, whose product MLQFENVSTFYGKIQALHDVNVEVRQGEIVTLIGANGAGKSTLLMTLCGSPQAYSGSIRYMGEELVGRHCAEIMRKSIAVVPEGRRVFSRLTVEENLAMGGFFTDKGDYQEQMDKVLHLFPRLKERFSQRGGTMSGGEQQMLAIGRALMSKPKLLLLDEPSLGLAPIIIQQIFDIIEQLRKDGVTVFLVEQNANQALKIADRAYVLENGRVVMQGTGEQLLTDPKVREAYLGG is encoded by the coding sequence ATGTTGCAGTTCGAAAACGTTTCCACGTTCTACGGCAAGATCCAGGCCCTGCACGACGTCAATGTCGAAGTGCGCCAGGGTGAGATCGTCACCCTGATCGGCGCCAACGGTGCCGGCAAATCGACATTGCTGATGACCCTGTGCGGTTCGCCGCAAGCCTACAGCGGCAGCATCCGCTACATGGGTGAAGAGCTGGTGGGCAGGCACTGCGCCGAAATCATGCGCAAGAGCATTGCGGTGGTACCGGAAGGCCGCCGCGTGTTCTCGCGCCTGACCGTGGAAGAGAACCTGGCCATGGGCGGGTTCTTTACCGACAAGGGCGACTACCAGGAGCAGATGGACAAGGTGCTGCACCTGTTCCCCCGCCTCAAGGAACGCTTCAGCCAGCGCGGCGGCACCATGTCGGGCGGCGAGCAGCAAATGCTCGCCATCGGCCGGGCGCTGATGAGCAAGCCCAAGCTGTTGCTGCTGGACGAGCCCTCCCTGGGCCTGGCACCGATCATCATCCAGCAGATCTTCGATATCATTGAACAGCTGCGCAAAGATGGGGTGACGGTGTTTTTGGTGGAGCAAAACGCCAACCAGGCATTGAAAATCGCTGACCGGGCCTACGTGCTGGAAAACGGCCGGGTGGTGATGCAGGGCACTGGCGAGCAACTGCTGACCGATCCGAAAGTGCGCGAGGCATATCTGGGAGGTTAA